One genomic region from Spirulina subsalsa PCC 9445 encodes:
- a CDS encoding hybrid sensor histidine kinase/response regulator, which translates to MEHYLPDILIVDDTPDNLRLLSTMLLESGYKVRKAINGERALQAVKARCPDLILLDIRMPDMTGYEVCQALKDNPATRKIPIIFISALDAPMDKVLAFDVGGVDYISKPFHVAEVLARVESHLKIRLLQRQLEEQNAKLEQEVEVRRKTEDALRVYLHAVSHDLRNPVIGTNMVLNRLLESHPGRAELPVARALVERMAISCDRQLKLINSLLDTREFDIQGITLDCQSLNFHQLTQDFIADWQPILEKNQVTLAYEIPPHLPPVWADANKIWRVLENLTANALKHNPSGGEITLKAELMPPSGEWLRCSVIDNGVGIPPEMCEGIFELYKRGESLRRKGGLGLGLYLCRQIIESHGGEIGLNSTPRKGSHFWFTLPVSNRM; encoded by the coding sequence ATGGAGCATTATCTACCGGATATTTTGATTGTGGATGATACACCGGATAACTTACGTTTGTTATCGACTATGTTGTTAGAATCTGGGTATAAAGTGCGGAAGGCGATTAATGGGGAACGGGCATTACAAGCGGTGAAAGCGAGATGTCCTGATTTGATTTTATTGGATATTCGGATGCCGGATATGACGGGCTATGAGGTTTGTCAAGCGTTAAAGGATAATCCGGCAACTCGCAAAATTCCAATTATTTTTATTAGTGCCTTAGATGCCCCGATGGATAAGGTGTTAGCTTTTGATGTGGGGGGGGTGGATTATATTAGTAAACCGTTCCATGTGGCAGAAGTTTTGGCACGGGTAGAAAGTCATTTAAAAATTCGTTTGTTGCAACGACAATTAGAGGAACAAAATGCCAAACTAGAACAGGAGGTAGAGGTGCGTCGGAAAACGGAAGATGCCTTAAGGGTATATCTCCATGCGGTGTCCCATGATTTAAGAAATCCGGTTATTGGGACAAATATGGTGTTAAATCGTCTGTTAGAGTCTCATCCGGGGCGGGCGGAATTGCCTGTGGCGAGGGCGTTGGTGGAACGGATGGCGATAAGTTGCGATCGCCAGTTAAAATTAATCAACTCCCTCCTCGATACCCGAGAGTTTGATATACAAGGCATTACCCTAGATTGTCAGTCTCTGAATTTTCATCAACTCACTCAGGATTTTATCGCCGATTGGCAGCCCATTCTAGAGAAAAATCAAGTCACCCTTGCCTACGAAATCCCCCCCCACTTGCCCCCGGTCTGGGCAGATGCTAACAAAATTTGGCGCGTCTTAGAAAACCTCACCGCTAATGCCCTCAAACATAATCCCTCCGGTGGTGAGATTACCCTAAAAGCCGAATTGATGCCCCCCTCTGGCGAGTGGTTACGGTGTTCTGTGATCGATAATGGGGTAGGCATTCCCCCAGAAATGTGTGAGGGGATTTTTGAACTCTACAAACGAGGGGAATCCTTGCGACGCAAAGGAGGGCTAGGATTAGGCTTATACCTCTGTCGTCAAATTATCGAAAGTCACGGGGGCGAAATTGGCTTAAATTCCACCCCCAGAAAAGGTTCTCATTTTTGGTTTACCCTGCCTGTTAGTAACAGAATGTGA
- a CDS encoding ATP-binding protein — MEQKIKKIPFRLILIIPFLLQVVVVVGVTGWFSIRNGKRAINDLAHELREATTARLEEQLQRYTMTPVLINQLNANAPELLSIQAEDVAENIIHLQERYFLRQIQSFDSISATYFCSVEGFCAGAKRTTDNSLQILRRDLESDRLKIYEVPNLSANELGLLVEDNPGFYPTTRPWYKATLQAKSPIWSEIYSDFVGRGLAITATHPVYDQDNEFKGVLGTSFLLLRMNESLRNWRTENEVEMFIIERSGRLVATSTPDPIFQVRQNRTQRILAADSDNPIIQETAEKIKIYFEDWDKIEGSKSLDFLVGGNRHFVQVTSLENRQNLDWLMVVIVSEDNFQDNVERNRRNTILLCLAALVLSGGAGFVTTGWLTRPILLKEYSRNLEQTVAERTEKLQQEIRDRTLAELALRNSEEKFSKAFCSSPSAIGISTLKDGLLLEVNDSYVKMTGYEREEILGKNPTDLDLWVNIQDRDWIIKQLDQEGMVRNYETTYRTKSGEIRTALVSAELIDLNGEVCVLATSNDITERKQVEANLEKQYHRIVLLNSITEELRSSLDVQQIFQKAADQIGGVFHVNRCLIYTYVADSEPKIPCVAEYVETGSPRAIAQEMPLENNEVMTWVLAEDRVLAASQVREDPRFACLQAIIDSLHIESMLLIRTSYQGKPNGVIRLEQCYKAREWTEDEIELLTTVAAQLGIAIAQAQLLEQEQQQRVELTLQNAALEQAKEQAEIANRTKSEFLAQMSHELRTPLNAILGFSQLMARNPALSHGAKEIAIINRSGEHLLELINDILEMSKIEAGKVTFTPAPFDLHQLLNALEEMFLLKAQSQGLDLIFERFPNVPQYIKTDEPKLRQVLINLLSNGIKFTEKGKVMVSVNTQSIPSDQEREGSKKVLIHFAIEDTGFGISPLEIPSLFDPFTQTQSGQKSHQGTGLGLPISRKFVQMMGGEIFVKSML; from the coding sequence ATGGAGCAAAAAATAAAAAAAATACCGTTTCGCCTCATCCTGATTATCCCTTTTTTGTTACAAGTGGTTGTCGTAGTTGGGGTGACAGGATGGTTTTCCATTCGCAATGGAAAAAGAGCCATTAATGATCTTGCCCACGAGTTAAGAGAAGCGACAACGGCTCGTCTAGAGGAGCAACTACAACGCTACACTATGACTCCTGTTTTAATTAATCAACTGAATGCTAATGCTCCAGAGTTGTTAAGCATTCAGGCGGAGGATGTAGCTGAGAATATCATTCACTTGCAAGAACGTTATTTTTTACGGCAAATCCAATCCTTTGACTCGATTAGTGCGACATACTTTTGTAGTGTTGAGGGGTTTTGTGCGGGGGCAAAACGGACAACGGATAATTCTTTACAAATCCTGCGGCGGGATTTAGAATCTGATCGGTTAAAAATTTATGAAGTGCCAAATCTTTCGGCGAATGAATTGGGGCTATTAGTCGAAGATAATCCGGGCTTTTATCCTACCACTCGACCCTGGTATAAGGCGACATTGCAAGCAAAAAGCCCGATTTGGAGTGAGATTTATTCGGATTTTGTGGGTCGAGGTTTAGCTATTACGGCGACCCATCCGGTTTATGATCAAGACAATGAGTTTAAGGGCGTTCTAGGAACGTCTTTTTTGCTGTTAAGAATGAATGAATCTCTACGAAATTGGAGGACGGAAAATGAAGTCGAGATGTTTATTATAGAACGTTCGGGGCGTTTGGTGGCAACTTCTACCCCAGACCCGATTTTTCAGGTGCGACAAAATCGAACTCAGCGTATTTTAGCGGCGGATAGTGATAATCCGATCATTCAAGAAACGGCTGAAAAAATTAAGATTTATTTTGAAGATTGGGATAAAATTGAAGGGTCTAAATCTCTGGATTTTTTAGTTGGAGGAAACCGTCATTTTGTTCAGGTGACATCTTTAGAAAATCGCCAAAATTTGGATTGGTTAATGGTGGTGATTGTTTCTGAAGATAATTTTCAGGACAATGTTGAAAGGAATCGCCGTAATACGATTTTATTGTGTCTGGCGGCTTTGGTGCTTTCGGGAGGGGCGGGCTTTGTGACGACGGGGTGGCTGACTCGTCCGATTTTACTTAAGGAATATTCCCGCAATTTAGAACAAACGGTGGCGGAACGAACGGAGAAGTTGCAGCAGGAAATTCGCGATCGCACCCTAGCCGAATTAGCCCTGCGCAACTCGGAGGAAAAGTTCTCTAAAGCCTTTTGTTCTAGTCCCAGTGCCATTGGGATTAGTACCCTCAAAGACGGGCTTTTGTTGGAGGTGAATGATAGTTATGTCAAGATGACGGGCTATGAACGAGAGGAAATTTTAGGCAAAAATCCCACAGATTTGGATCTTTGGGTCAATATTCAAGATCGGGATTGGATTATTAAACAATTAGATCAAGAAGGGATGGTGCGCAACTATGAAACCACCTATCGCACCAAATCGGGAGAAATTCGCACGGCTTTAGTGTCGGCGGAATTAATTGATTTAAATGGCGAAGTTTGTGTTTTAGCTACTTCTAACGACATTACAGAACGGAAGCAGGTCGAGGCTAATTTAGAGAAACAATATCATCGTATTGTTTTGTTGAATAGTATCACAGAGGAGTTGCGTTCTAGTTTAGATGTGCAGCAAATTTTCCAGAAGGCCGCCGATCAAATTGGGGGAGTATTCCATGTTAATCGTTGTCTGATTTATACCTATGTGGCTGATTCTGAGCCGAAAATCCCTTGTGTGGCTGAATATGTGGAAACGGGATCTCCTCGTGCGATCGCCCAAGAAATGCCCCTAGAGAATAATGAGGTGATGACTTGGGTATTGGCAGAAGATCGGGTATTGGCCGCTTCTCAAGTCCGGGAAGATCCCCGTTTTGCCTGTTTACAGGCGATTATCGACAGCTTACACATTGAGTCAATGTTGTTAATTCGGACTTCTTATCAAGGGAAGCCTAACGGGGTGATTCGGCTGGAACAGTGCTATAAAGCCCGGGAGTGGACGGAGGATGAGATAGAATTATTAACGACTGTAGCGGCTCAGTTAGGAATTGCGATCGCCCAAGCCCAACTCCTCGAACAAGAACAACAACAACGGGTCGAATTAACGCTACAAAATGCCGCCCTCGAACAAGCCAAGGAACAGGCCGAAATTGCCAATCGGACGAAGAGCGAATTTTTAGCCCAAATGAGTCACGAGTTACGGACTCCCCTCAATGCCATTTTAGGCTTTAGTCAACTGATGGCGCGCAATCCTGCCTTGAGTCACGGAGCCAAGGAAATAGCCATTATTAACCGGAGTGGAGAGCATTTATTAGAATTAATTAATGACATTCTAGAAATGTCGAAAATTGAAGCGGGAAAGGTCACATTTACCCCTGCACCTTTTGACCTACACCAGCTTTTAAATGCTTTAGAGGAGATGTTTTTATTGAAAGCCCAATCCCAAGGTTTAGATTTGATTTTTGAGCGGTTTCCTAACGTTCCCCAATATATCAAAACTGATGAACCTAAACTGCGTCAAGTGCTAATTAATTTATTAAGTAATGGAATTAAATTTACCGAAAAAGGCAAGGTTATGGTATCCGTAAACACTCAATCCATCCCTTCAGACCAGGAACGAGAGGGTTCTAAAAAAGTCCTGATTCACTTTGCCATTGAAGATACAGGTTTTGGCATTTCTCCCCTAGAGATCCCCAGTTTATTTGACCCCTTCACCCAAACTCAATCGGGACAAAAATCTCATCAAGGAACAGGTTTAGGATTGCCGATTAGTCGGAAATTTGTCCAGATGATGGGGGGAGAAATTTTTGTGAAAAGTATGTTATGA
- the ureG gene encoding urease accessory protein UreG: MTVKSAFRIGIAGPVGSGKTALLEALCKKLRDSYQIAVVTNDIYTQEDAQFLVRAGALADERILGVETGGCPHTAIREDASMNLAAIEELEQRFQPLDLVFLESGGDNLAATFSPELVDLTLYVIDVAAGDKIPRKGGPGITKSDLLVINKIDLAPWVGADLGVMERDAKKMRGDKPFVFTNLKTQEGLERVVEFIKRQKL, from the coding sequence ATGACTGTCAAGAGTGCTTTTCGGATTGGGATTGCCGGGCCGGTGGGGTCAGGTAAAACGGCTTTATTAGAGGCCTTGTGTAAAAAGTTGCGGGACTCTTATCAAATTGCGGTAGTGACGAATGATATTTATACCCAAGAAGATGCTCAGTTTTTGGTGCGGGCGGGTGCTTTGGCAGATGAGCGCATTTTAGGGGTGGAAACGGGGGGCTGTCCTCATACGGCTATTCGGGAGGATGCTTCGATGAATTTGGCAGCGATTGAGGAGCTAGAACAGCGTTTTCAGCCTCTGGATTTGGTGTTTTTAGAAAGTGGGGGGGACAATTTAGCGGCGACGTTTAGCCCGGAATTAGTGGATTTAACTCTTTATGTGATTGATGTGGCGGCTGGGGATAAAATCCCGCGCAAAGGGGGGCCGGGGATTACGAAATCGGATCTTTTGGTGATTAATAAAATTGATCTTGCGCCTTGGGTGGGGGCGGATTTGGGGGTGATGGAACGGGATGCCAAAAAGATGCGGGGTGATAAGCCTTTTGTGTTTACGAATCTCAAGACTCAGGAAGGTTTAGAGCGGGTGGTTGAGTTTATTAAGCGACAGAAGCTATAA
- a CDS encoding response regulator, which produces MTPPQQQRVVVKLAPNQPTYRLLVVDDIEENRLLLRHLLEEVGFEVWEAENGQEAITKWQQYHPDLIWMDMRMPVMDGYMATRQIRKQEQAQHLTPTKIIAITASALEEEKADILAAGCDDVVRKPFHENSLWDTLSQYLGVAYCYAEKEEISLGEDVSLSSTVALEANALKMMSPEWLHQLHQAAMMGDDLAVLQLVEQLSPEHQELIDTLRHLADNFRLDQITDVTMEFEFLGESQEVL; this is translated from the coding sequence GTGACTCCCCCACAACAGCAGCGCGTGGTGGTTAAACTTGCCCCCAATCAACCCACCTATCGCCTTTTGGTGGTGGATGATATTGAGGAAAATCGCCTATTATTAAGGCATCTTTTAGAAGAAGTGGGCTTTGAGGTTTGGGAGGCAGAAAATGGACAAGAAGCCATTACAAAATGGCAACAATATCACCCGGATTTGATTTGGATGGATATGCGAATGCCTGTTATGGATGGCTATATGGCAACGCGACAGATTCGGAAACAAGAACAAGCACAACATCTCACCCCGACGAAGATTATTGCAATTACGGCTAGTGCTTTAGAGGAGGAAAAAGCCGATATTTTGGCGGCCGGGTGTGATGATGTGGTGCGGAAGCCTTTCCATGAAAATAGTCTCTGGGATACCTTAAGCCAATATTTGGGGGTTGCCTATTGTTATGCGGAAAAAGAGGAGATATCTTTAGGAGAAGATGTCAGCCTTTCTTCTACTGTCGCCTTAGAAGCCAATGCCCTTAAGATGATGTCCCCGGAATGGCTGCATCAATTGCATCAAGCGGCCATGATGGGAGATGATCTGGCGGTGTTGCAATTAGTGGAACAACTGTCCCCAGAACATCAAGAGTTAATAGATACATTGAGGCATTTAGCCGATAATTTCCGGTTAGATCAAATCACCGATGTGACAATGGAGTTTGAGTTTTTGGGAGAGTCTCAAGAGGTGCTTTAA
- the codB gene encoding cytosine permease: MLQPELLAQVEKSEDYPLSPVPRESRKSLISLAPLLIGFTLYSGTLFAGGLVGPAFRFFPDLLLVIVFGNLILGIYSAFLGYIAGKTGLNTVLMARFSFGNIGSRWVDFILGFTQIGWYAWGSGLMADLLNQLVGFPESLNWLLILLVTYGFCATAYIGYKGLDWLSRIAVPAIVILMLWSLTIATQDVGGWSGMQNLVPSEELPLSAAITIIVGTFVSGGTQATNWSRFASSGKIGAIATFIAFCLGNGFLIFSGAYCALAYNQADIVQVMAQQGLLMGGVLLFVLNMWTTQDNTIYAFSVAGCHAFRTEKRHLMVLGGATFALALTFGGIYGSEQFLNFLLLLGTFIPPIGGVIIADFWLNYREEFPHLTALQADWNLSGITAYILASALAYVTPGVKPIYGILFAIFLYFVLNKIRPIITSKF; encoded by the coding sequence ATGCTACAACCTGAACTCTTAGCACAAGTTGAAAAAAGCGAAGACTATCCCCTCAGTCCTGTGCCTCGGGAAAGTCGCAAAAGTTTAATCTCTCTTGCCCCCTTATTAATTGGCTTTACCCTCTACTCCGGCACCCTGTTTGCGGGGGGATTAGTCGGACCGGCTTTTCGCTTTTTCCCGGACTTGCTGCTTGTGATTGTATTCGGCAATCTTATTTTAGGGATTTATTCCGCATTTTTAGGCTATATTGCCGGAAAAACTGGGTTAAATACCGTTTTAATGGCGCGCTTCAGTTTTGGTAATATAGGCTCTCGTTGGGTTGATTTTATTTTGGGCTTTACCCAAATTGGCTGGTATGCTTGGGGTTCTGGTTTGATGGCCGATTTATTGAATCAACTGGTGGGTTTTCCAGAATCCCTCAACTGGCTATTAATTCTCCTCGTCACTTACGGATTTTGTGCCACCGCCTATATTGGCTATAAGGGGTTAGATTGGTTAAGTCGGATTGCCGTCCCGGCCATTGTAATCTTGATGCTGTGGAGTTTAACTATTGCGACCCAAGATGTTGGGGGATGGAGTGGGATGCAAAATCTTGTCCCGAGTGAGGAACTTCCCCTGAGTGCAGCCATCACCATAATTGTTGGGACTTTTGTCTCTGGCGGCACACAAGCCACGAATTGGAGTCGTTTTGCCAGTTCAGGTAAAATCGGGGCAATAGCCACTTTTATCGCCTTTTGCTTGGGGAATGGGTTTTTGATTTTCAGTGGTGCTTACTGTGCGTTAGCCTATAATCAGGCGGATATTGTGCAAGTCATGGCGCAGCAAGGGTTATTAATGGGAGGAGTTTTGCTCTTTGTCCTCAATATGTGGACGACTCAGGACAATACCATTTATGCTTTCTCTGTCGCTGGATGTCATGCGTTCCGCACGGAAAAACGCCATTTAATGGTGTTGGGAGGAGCAACTTTTGCGTTGGCGTTAACCTTTGGCGGTATTTATGGCAGTGAACAATTTCTTAATTTTCTTCTGTTATTAGGTACGTTTATCCCACCAATTGGTGGGGTAATTATTGCAGATTTTTGGCTTAATTATCGAGAAGAATTCCCCCATTTAACCGCACTTCAAGCGGATTGGAATCTGTCAGGTATTACGGCTTATATCTTAGCCTCTGCTTTGGCTTATGTTACACCGGGAGTTAAGCCAATTTATGGAATTTTGTTCGCTATTTTTTTGTATTTTGTGTTGAACAAAATAAGACCCATTATAACCTCAAAATTTTGA
- a CDS encoding tetratricopeptide repeat protein — MTQRYITSLLLWLCLFPLCSGAPAWAQRTERMWPERTRPERMEREREERKEEEEEDDGEFYNPLDMKERDPLIPLEVFNERRSLSTQEQAELGALLGPMALMAANLYDGGQTEEAFELWYREARLRRFLGPLAEVEALGRLGEVAWNENRTEDVVVVRERLQGIQEEATKGQEKSQLDRPLYTALGQAYARIRARYDALAMYEFILADVRATGDLGALEQTLNLIGVFHKGWFDFLAAARVYEELLALAQGQFDVAGERRYLEELVYIYDESRQYEKAIAVKEPLLLSYAQKEEFFNKIAPVQISLGQDYLRLGEKEQAIANLEAAFNWAWDNEQWGYASNALEALAALYVQYDQLDYALQLYQEQLKAAQSTYNFYEIMTIYDRMGELYLKLNNQPQALQAFREALRFAEAIQHQEEYFEEKITDILNNFL, encoded by the coding sequence ATGACTCAACGATACATCACTAGCTTGTTACTTTGGCTCTGCTTGTTTCCCTTGTGCAGTGGGGCTCCCGCTTGGGCGCAACGGACGGAACGAATGTGGCCCGAGCGGACTCGACCGGAACGGATGGAACGGGAACGGGAGGAGAGGAAAGAGGAAGAGGAGGAGGATGATGGGGAGTTTTATAACCCTTTAGATATGAAAGAGCGAGATCCGTTGATTCCCCTTGAGGTGTTTAATGAGCGGCGTTCTTTGTCCACACAGGAACAGGCGGAGTTAGGGGCATTGTTGGGGCCGATGGCGTTGATGGCGGCGAATCTCTACGATGGGGGACAAACGGAGGAGGCTTTTGAGTTGTGGTACCGGGAGGCACGACTGCGCCGCTTTTTGGGGCCGCTGGCGGAGGTGGAAGCTTTGGGACGACTGGGGGAGGTGGCCTGGAATGAAAACCGCACGGAGGATGTGGTGGTGGTGCGGGAGCGTTTGCAGGGGATTCAGGAGGAGGCGACGAAGGGTCAGGAGAAGTCCCAGTTAGACCGTCCTCTCTATACGGCGTTGGGGCAGGCTTACGCGAGGATTCGGGCGCGTTATGATGCTTTGGCGATGTATGAGTTCATTCTGGCGGATGTGCGCGCTACGGGGGATTTAGGGGCTTTAGAGCAAACGTTGAATTTGATTGGGGTGTTTCATAAGGGGTGGTTTGATTTTTTGGCGGCGGCGCGGGTCTATGAGGAGTTGCTGGCTTTGGCTCAAGGTCAGTTTGATGTGGCGGGTGAGCGGCGTTATTTGGAGGAGTTGGTGTATATCTATGATGAGTCGCGGCAGTATGAAAAGGCGATCGCCGTTAAAGAACCTCTCCTGCTTAGTTATGCTCAAAAGGAGGAGTTTTTTAACAAAATTGCCCCGGTGCAAATCTCTCTGGGTCAGGATTATTTACGCTTAGGGGAGAAGGAACAGGCGATCGCCAATTTGGAGGCGGCCTTTAATTGGGCTTGGGATAATGAACAATGGGGCTATGCCAGCAATGCCCTAGAAGCCCTCGCAGCACTCTATGTCCAGTATGACCAGCTTGATTATGCCCTCCAACTCTATCAAGAACAGCTAAAGGCGGCTCAATCAACTTACAATTTTTACGAAATAATGACCATCTATGACCGGATGGGAGAATTATATTTAAAATTGAATAATCAGCCCCAAGCCCTACAAGCGTTTCGGGAAGCCCTACGCTTTGCTGAAGCTATCCAACATCAAGAAGAATATTTTGAGGAAAAAATTACTGATATTCTTAATAATTTTCTTTAG
- a CDS encoding polyribonucleotide nucleotidyltransferase, with protein MQEFNKSISFDGRDIRLQTGLLAPQAGGSVLIESGETAVIVTATRSTGREGIDFLPLLVDYEERLYAAGRIPGGFLRREGRPPEKVTLTCRLIDRPLRPLFPQWLRDDIQIIATTLSMDEQVPPDVLAVTGASVAVLLAQIPFYGPMAAVRVGLVGDDFIINPTFKEIKEGDLDLVVAGSPDGVVMVEAGANQLPEQDIIEAIEFGYEAVQDLIQEQRDLLAELGLSIATEEPPEVDETLTHFLAEKASVSIKKVLSQFDLDKNARDEALDDIKATEIDAVLTELPEEDPLKVAASEPMVVADAFKKLTKKLMRQQIVEDGVRVDGRKLDEVRPISCRVGVLPRRVHGSGLFQRGLTQVLSLVTLGTPGDAQELDDLHPDEQKRYLHHYNFPPFSVGETRPMRSPGRREIGHGALAERAIVPVLPPQTEFPYVVRVVSEVLSSNGSTSMGSVCGSTLALMDAGVPIVKPVSGTAMGLIKEGDEVRVLTDIQGIEDFLGDMDFKVAGTDSGITALQMDMKITGLSLDVIAQAVNQAKEGRLHILEEMLATIDQPREDLSPYAPRLLTLKIDPDLIGLVIGPGGKNIKGITEQTGAKIDIEDDGTVTIYCHERDNALKAQRIIEGMTRKLNEGDVFVGCVTRIIPIGAFVEILPGKEGMIHISQLAERRVGKVEDEVAVGDEVVVKVREIDQRGRINLTRLGIHPEEAAAAHEAASR; from the coding sequence ATGCAAGAATTCAATAAGTCAATATCCTTTGACGGCCGGGATATTCGACTGCAAACTGGTCTACTCGCTCCGCAGGCTGGTGGTTCGGTCTTAATCGAGTCAGGAGAAACTGCCGTAATCGTCACGGCAACACGCTCCACAGGCCGAGAAGGAATTGATTTTTTACCCCTCTTAGTGGACTACGAAGAACGACTCTACGCAGCAGGCCGCATTCCGGGGGGATTTCTCCGACGAGAAGGCCGTCCGCCAGAAAAGGTGACACTGACCTGTCGTTTAATCGACCGCCCCTTACGCCCTCTCTTTCCCCAGTGGTTGCGCGATGATATTCAAATCATAGCAACTACCCTGTCGATGGATGAACAAGTCCCCCCAGATGTCCTAGCGGTGACAGGTGCATCCGTCGCTGTCCTGTTGGCACAAATCCCCTTTTATGGCCCGATGGCAGCCGTGCGAGTGGGCTTAGTTGGGGATGATTTTATCATTAACCCGACTTTTAAAGAAATTAAAGAAGGGGATCTTGATTTAGTCGTGGCCGGATCTCCTGATGGGGTGGTCATGGTGGAAGCTGGAGCGAACCAACTCCCAGAACAAGATATTATTGAGGCCATCGAATTTGGCTATGAAGCGGTTCAAGATTTAATTCAAGAACAACGGGATCTCTTAGCCGAATTAGGCTTATCAATTGCGACCGAAGAACCCCCAGAGGTCGATGAAACCTTAACCCACTTTTTAGCCGAAAAAGCCAGCGTCTCGATTAAAAAAGTCCTCTCTCAATTCGACTTAGATAAAAATGCCCGGGATGAGGCCTTAGATGACATTAAAGCCACCGAAATTGATGCGGTTTTAACGGAATTACCCGAAGAAGACCCCCTCAAAGTGGCGGCCTCTGAACCGATGGTCGTTGCCGATGCCTTCAAAAAACTGACCAAGAAGTTAATGCGTCAGCAAATTGTTGAAGACGGCGTGCGGGTGGATGGTCGCAAACTCGATGAAGTGCGTCCCATCTCTTGTCGGGTGGGAGTCTTGCCGCGTCGTGTTCACGGTTCTGGCCTGTTCCAACGGGGTTTAACTCAAGTTCTCTCCCTCGTCACCCTCGGCACTCCGGGAGATGCCCAGGAGTTGGATGATTTGCACCCCGACGAGCAGAAGCGCTATCTCCATCACTACAATTTCCCCCCCTTCTCCGTGGGCGAAACGCGACCCATGCGTTCTCCCGGCCGTCGAGAAATCGGTCACGGGGCGCTGGCGGAACGGGCGATTGTTCCGGTTCTCCCCCCCCAGACGGAGTTTCCCTATGTGGTGCGGGTGGTGTCTGAGGTCTTGTCGTCTAACGGGTCTACCTCGATGGGGTCGGTCTGTGGCTCTACCCTCGCCCTGATGGATGCTGGGGTCCCCATTGTTAAGCCTGTGAGTGGGACGGCAATGGGTTTGATTAAGGAAGGGGACGAAGTGCGGGTCTTGACGGATATTCAAGGCATTGAGGACTTCTTAGGGGATATGGATTTTAAGGTGGCGGGTACCGATAGCGGGATTACGGCCTTACAGATGGATATGAAAATCACCGGGTTATCTTTAGATGTGATTGCTCAAGCGGTGAATCAGGCCAAAGAGGGGCGCTTACACATTTTAGAGGAAATGCTGGCGACTATTGACCAACCCCGTGAGGATCTTTCCCCCTATGCTCCTCGTCTGTTGACGCTGAAGATTGACCCGGATTTAATTGGTTTGGTTATTGGACCGGGTGGGAAAAATATCAAGGGCATTACGGAGCAAACCGGGGCCAAAATTGATATTGAGGATGATGGCACGGTCACGATTTATTGTCATGAACGGGACAATGCTCTGAAGGCGCAACGGATTATTGAGGGCATGACGCGCAAACTCAATGAGGGGGATGTATTTGTGGGGTGTGTGACTCGCATTATTCCCATCGGGGCGTTTGTGGAGATTCTGCCCGGTAAGGAGGGCATGATTCATATTTCCCAACTGGCGGAACGTCGAGTCGGTAAGGTGGAAGATGAGGTCGCTGTAGGCGATGAGGTTGTGGTGAAGGTGCGGGAAATTGATCAGCGCGGCCGGATTAATCTCACTCGTTTAGGGATTCATCCTGAGGAGGCGGCGGCGGCTCATGAGGCGGCTAGTCGTTAG
- a CDS encoding glycosyltransferase — translation MTHELGQISVIMASYNAAQYIGEAIASILEQTYPHRD, via the coding sequence ATGACCCATGAGTTAGGCCAGATCAGCGTCATTATGGCGAGTTATAACGCCGCTCAGTACATTGGGGAGGCGATCGCCAGTATCTTAGAACAAACCTATCCCCACAGAGATTAA